A window from Mycobacterium botniense encodes these proteins:
- a CDS encoding MmpS family transport accessory protein yields the protein MPLVSVIAVGLGLLGMWKVHQLSAPGPVITVNGPQAPEEFNPKRLTYEVFGSAGSGGTLVYIDIDGHPHQVKVTTLPWSHTETTTLTVVSGSVSVHVHGGRVGCRMLVDGVVRDEHWTEHPDADVECRVKSA from the coding sequence ATGCCCCTGGTCAGCGTCATCGCAGTCGGCCTGGGTCTGCTGGGTATGTGGAAGGTGCACCAGCTCTCCGCGCCGGGTCCGGTCATCACCGTCAACGGTCCGCAGGCGCCCGAGGAGTTCAATCCCAAACGGCTCACCTACGAGGTGTTCGGCTCCGCGGGCTCCGGCGGGACACTTGTCTACATTGACATCGACGGCCACCCGCACCAGGTTAAGGTCACCACGTTGCCGTGGTCGCACACCGAGACGACCACGCTCACGGTGGTATCCGGCAGCGTCTCGGTGCACGTCCACGGCGGGCGGGTGGGCTGCCGGATGTTGGTGGACGGTGTTGTGCGCGACGAACATTGGACAGAACATCCGGACGCCGACGTCGAGTGCAGGGTGAAGTCCGCGTGA